Proteins encoded in a region of the Planctomycetia bacterium genome:
- the proB gene encoding glutamate 5-kinase, with amino-acid sequence MPDVLRQEIATQADTWIVKVGTRVLTGEDGTLNEARIAALSEELNTLLVAGRKVALVSSGAVGAGMGQLGLKKRPSDLAHLQAVAAIGQAYLVQTYDRALRKFGRHAAQILLTAEDLNDRQRYLNVRNTIHTLLDLGAVPIINENDTVSVEELQTTFGDNDRLAAMVTNLIRAPLLVLLSDVQGLYDGDPASGSAKLISTVTKLDDSTFALVRDKLTGLSKGGMASKLVAARMATSAGENVIITSGKQPGALERILKGEDVGTLFLAQGQAIGSRKRWIGFTVRPRGYLVLDDGARRAVESSGRSLLPIGVVEVQGHFKKGDVVAVRDRAGHEFARGLTNYSAEELQKIKGLRTDAIAATLGYHVYDEVIHRDNVVVTS; translated from the coding sequence ATGCCCGACGTTCTTCGCCAAGAAATTGCCACGCAGGCCGACACTTGGATAGTGAAGGTCGGCACGCGCGTGTTGACCGGGGAGGACGGCACGCTGAACGAGGCGCGGATCGCGGCCCTCAGCGAGGAATTGAATACCTTACTCGTCGCGGGGCGGAAGGTGGCGCTCGTCAGTTCCGGGGCCGTGGGCGCCGGGATGGGACAGCTCGGGCTGAAAAAGCGCCCGTCGGACCTGGCCCATCTGCAGGCCGTGGCGGCGATTGGTCAGGCGTATCTGGTCCAAACTTACGATCGGGCCTTGCGCAAGTTTGGTCGACACGCGGCGCAGATCTTGTTGACGGCCGAAGACCTCAACGACCGCCAGCGCTATCTCAATGTGCGGAACACCATCCACACGTTGCTGGACCTCGGCGCCGTTCCCATCATCAACGAGAACGACACCGTCAGCGTCGAGGAATTGCAAACCACGTTCGGCGACAACGATCGCCTCGCGGCGATGGTCACCAACCTGATCCGCGCGCCGCTCTTGGTTTTACTTTCCGACGTGCAAGGACTCTACGACGGCGATCCCGCGTCCGGCAGCGCGAAGTTGATCTCGACCGTGACGAAGCTGGACGACTCGACGTTCGCACTCGTGCGCGACAAGCTGACCGGTCTCAGTAAAGGCGGCATGGCGAGCAAACTCGTCGCCGCGCGGATGGCCACTTCCGCTGGCGAGAACGTGATCATCACTTCCGGCAAGCAACCGGGTGCGCTCGAACGGATTCTCAAGGGCGAAGACGTCGGCACGCTGTTCCTCGCGCAAGGCCAGGCCATCGGCTCGCGCAAACGCTGGATTGGCTTCACCGTCCGCCCGCGCGGATACCTGGTCCTCGACGACGGCGCGCGCCGCGCCGTGGAATCGAGCGGGCGCAGCCTGTTGCCGATCGGCGTCGTCGAAGTGCAAGGGCACTTCAAAAAAGGAGACGTGGTCGCCGTCCGTGATCGCGCCGGCCACGAATTCGCCCGCGGCCTCACCAACTACAGCGCCGAAGAACTCCAAAAAATCAAAGGCCTCCGCACGGACGCGATCGCGGCGACGCTGGGATACCATGTGTACGATGAGGTGATTCATCGCGATAATGTCGTTGTGACGAGTTGA
- a CDS encoding EVE domain-containing protein, producing MPWLLKSEPDCFSILDLAKSPERTTFWDGVRNYQARNFLRDSMKLGDRVLFYHSSCDPAGVAGTATIVREGYPDFTAWNKKSDHFDPKASESNPIWQMVDIQLEEAFTDLLPLPTLREVPALKNMELLRKGSRLSVQPVTDVEFAGVLKLAEKLGLRAKR from the coding sequence ATGCCCTGGCTGCTTAAATCCGAACCGGATTGTTTTTCGATTCTTGATCTCGCCAAGAGTCCCGAGCGGACGACGTTTTGGGATGGCGTACGGAATTATCAGGCGCGGAACTTTTTGCGCGACAGCATGAAGCTTGGTGATCGCGTATTGTTCTACCATTCGAGCTGCGACCCAGCCGGCGTCGCAGGCACGGCGACGATCGTCCGCGAAGGCTATCCCGACTTCACTGCTTGGAACAAAAAAAGCGATCATTTCGACCCCAAAGCTTCGGAGTCGAACCCGATCTGGCAAATGGTCGACATCCAGTTGGAAGAAGCGTTCACCGACCTGCTCCCGCTCCCGACGCTCCGCGAAGTGCCCGCACTGAAAAACATGGAGCTTCTCCGCAAAGGCTCCCGCCTCTCCGTGCAACCGGTGACGGACGTGGAATTCGCGGGGGTGCTCAAGCTCGCGGAAAAGCTTGGCTTGCGCGCCAAGCGGTAG